In the genome of Capricornis sumatraensis isolate serow.1 chromosome 4, serow.2, whole genome shotgun sequence, the window TAACTCTCAGCTTTGAGttattaaaaatgaagagaaaagtaaCTTTGTATTAAATGCTGTCTTGGTTTAACGTTTCCCTCATTTCATCATAATGGAACTTCTGAGATTTCCATTTCGCTTGTTTGGGCTTCGATGGGCTTCGAGCCTTAAATAAAACAGTACCAAAgggtggctttcctggtggtccagtggttagggcgcCATGCATCCACTGCAGCGGGTGCAGGCTCagcccctggtcggggagctgagatcccacgtgcccagTGGCCAGAAACAAAAATTAGCAAAAGTCTCCTTTCTGAGGAttaaaatttttaccttttttgttaTGGttcctttgttttgcttttgctttttaaaccaactcttgggcttccctagtagctcagttggtaaagaatctgcctgcaatgcgagagacccgggttcgatcccctggagaaggaaatagcagcccactccagtattcttggctggagaattccatggacagagaagcctggcgggctacagtccatagggtcacaaagcgttggacatgactgtgtgactttcacttttttcactttttttgctGTGAGAGGTTCTCTTTTCAGCCCTTGCTGGGAGTGCCCTTCTGGGAGCACGCTGACTCTCAGGGCCTCTGGAGTCAGCTTGAACAGCTTTCGTGAGGTGCTCCCAGCGCAGTGGAGCCATGCCTCCTGTGACTGCAGAACCAGGGGTGCACAGAGCATCAGCAGATGTGACTCTAAGGACAAGGACGCGGGGAGTTGACCATATCTGACCGAAAAGTGTCTGGTCTTGGCTGGAGAACAGATTATTCTCCTTGAAAGAGTGGGAACCAGTGTGCTCAGAGACGCTCTGCAGCCTCTCGTCACCATCCGTGGTGTCATCCACAGCGAGACCTCCCGTCCATCTCCAACACGACTGCCTGGTCCCCACGTGTTCCCTGCCTCAGGGCTGCCAGTGTCACGTGAAATGCGTGACTCGTCTTCATGTCTAGACGGTCAATTTGTTAAGAACCAAAATTGAGTCTGTTCTTCCCTGTGACTGGAGCTCGTGGCCACGGCCACGCTGCCTCTCTGTGGCTCCTACCAGTGAAAGGGCGGGAGGCCTGTGCCGCCCATGGTGCGGCTCCATCTGTGACCAAGCGCTCCCTTGCAGCGGAGTTCAGGCCGTGGCTCTGAGCCCTCTGTCCACTGCCAGCCCCTCCCTGGTCACTCCAGGCTTGTTAGTCCCCTGGTCTGGGTTTCTGGGCCTCTGCTGGGCCAGGCCCCCACTCACCCTTGCCTCCCCAGCTGCTGCCAAGACACATTCTCCTGGTCTGCTGAGCCAGTGGTGAGCCTGCATCACGAGCTGCCTGCCTTGCTGCTTCCCTCTGCTGGGCCGTGTTATTTACTCTGTTAAATACGTGTGAAGTCGAATAGGATATGCATCAGCTTTCTGCTGATGCAGCTTTGAGGACATGCTTCGAGAACCGTCTTGTTGGAAACTCCTCCTCTGTGTTGGTCTGCAGGCGAGCCCGTTCAGTCCAGAAACGCCATCATTTCACATGGCGTGTGTGTTCCTCAGGCTCAGCTTGGGAGGGAGTTTTCCCAGTTGGTGTTCGTGGAGGTTGCTTTAGTGCCCTTGTGCTGACCGCCTGCTTCTCTTCTAGGGCACCGTCTTTAACCTGGAGTCAGAGGAGGAGTGCCCCGCGGGCGCCGCCGAGGACAGCAACGACATCTACATTCTGCCCAGCGACAGCTCCACGCACGTCAGCCCCCCAGAGTCGCCCACCACGGCCACGGCCTCCTGGCAGGCTGAGAGCTTGCCCGTGTCGCTGTCCGCCAGCCAGAGCTGGCACACAGAGAGCCTGCCGGTGTCCCTGGGCCCTGAGTCCTGGCAGCAGGTCACAGTGGACCCCGAGGAGGTCAAGAGCTTGGATAGCAACGGGGCCGCAGAGAAGAGCGAGAACAACTCCTCCAACTCCGACATCGTGCACGTGGAGCGGGAGGAGATCCCCGAGGGCGTGGGGGAGGCGGCCGCGCCGGCCCCTGCCCTGATGGCGGCCGTCCCCAGGGCCAGTCCCACGACATCCCTGTTCGTGGAGCTCGGTGAAGAGGAGGCAGAAGCAGCCCCAGCAGAAGCTTCTGAACCGGAGCGGGAGAGGGTCCTGCCACCCAAGTCGCCAGCGGAGCCCCCCGCAGCCCCGCTGAGTCGGGAGGAGGCcactggggggcagggggcgctCAGGGTAGGGCCCCGCCCAGGCGACCTCAAGAAGGCTGGCCCGCTGCCCGAGGGCAAGTCCCTCCTGCTCTTGGGAGGGGCGGCCGCCATGGCCATCCTAGCAGTGGCGGTCGGGTTGGCACTGGCTCTGCGGAAGAAATAGGTTTTCCTCCTCGGGGTCCACCGTGACCTGCTGCCAGGACTCGGGGCCCAGGAGAAGGAAGACGAGGAGGAAGGTTTTAGTGGTCTTGACTGAA includes:
- the BCL2L13 gene encoding bcl-2-like protein 13 isoform X1, which gives rise to MASSTTVPLGFHYETKYVVLSYLGLLSQEKLQEQHASSLQGVQQDTVSQSLDQEVLLKVKTEIEEELKSLDKEISEAFASTGFDRHTSPVFSPANPDSSVEDCLAHLGEKAAQELRAPLLRALQTLLSRPVTYQAYRECTLETTVHASGWNKILVPLILLRQMLLELTKRGQEPLGALLQFGVTFLEDHAAEYIIQQGGWGTVFNLESEEECPAGAAEDSNDIYILPSDSSTHVSPPESPTTATASWQAESLPVSLSASQSWHTESLPVSLGPESWQQVTVDPEEVKSLDSNGAAEKSENNSSNSDIVHVEREEIPEGVGEAAAPAPALMAAVPRASPTTSLFVELGEEEAEAAPAEASEPERERVLPPKSPAEPPAAPLSREEATGGQGALRVGPRPGDLKKAGPLPEGKSLLLLGGAAAMAILAVAVGLALALRKK
- the BCL2L13 gene encoding bcl-2-like protein 13 isoform X2 — translated: MASSTTVPLGFHYETKYVVLSYLGLLSQEKLQEQHASSLQAFASTGFDRHTSPVFSPANPDSSVEDCLAHLGEKAAQELRAPLLRALQTLLSRPVTYQAYRECTLETTVHASGWNKILVPLILLRQMLLELTKRGQEPLGALLQFGVTFLEDHAAEYIIQQGGWGTVFNLESEEECPAGAAEDSNDIYILPSDSSTHVSPPESPTTATASWQAESLPVSLSASQSWHTESLPVSLGPESWQQVTVDPEEVKSLDSNGAAEKSENNSSNSDIVHVEREEIPEGVGEAAAPAPALMAAVPRASPTTSLFVELGEEEAEAAPAEASEPERERVLPPKSPAEPPAAPLSREEATGGQGALRVGPRPGDLKKAGPLPEGKSLLLLGGAAAMAILAVAVGLALALRKK
- the BCL2L13 gene encoding bcl-2-like protein 13 isoform X3 — encoded protein: MLPHSKILVPLILLRQMLLELTKRGQEPLGALLQFGVTFLEDHAAEYIIQQGGWGTVFNLESEEECPAGAAEDSNDIYILPSDSSTHVSPPESPTTATASWQAESLPVSLSASQSWHTESLPVSLGPESWQQVTVDPEEVKSLDSNGAAEKSENNSSNSDIVHVEREEIPEGVGEAAAPAPALMAAVPRASPTTSLFVELGEEEAEAAPAEASEPERERVLPPKSPAEPPAAPLSREEATGGQGALRVGPRPGDLKKAGPLPEGKSLLLLGGAAAMAILAVAVGLALALRKK
- the BCL2L13 gene encoding bcl-2-like protein 13 isoform X4; amino-acid sequence: MLLELTKRGQEPLGALLQFGVTFLEDHAAEYIIQQGGWGTVFNLESEEECPAGAAEDSNDIYILPSDSSTHVSPPESPTTATASWQAESLPVSLSASQSWHTESLPVSLGPESWQQVTVDPEEVKSLDSNGAAEKSENNSSNSDIVHVEREEIPEGVGEAAAPAPALMAAVPRASPTTSLFVELGEEEAEAAPAEASEPERERVLPPKSPAEPPAAPLSREEATGGQGALRVGPRPGDLKKAGPLPEGKSLLLLGGAAAMAILAVAVGLALALRKK